A section of the Methanosarcina mazei S-6 genome encodes:
- a CDS encoding GNAT family N-acetyltransferase has product MGYKFSPISSEDREAVIDTFNYYIENSFAAYPETRVPYEFFEFFLQVTSGYPNAVVRDENKNFVGFCMLRPYSPMSAFSGTAEISYFIRPEFTGKGTGSLMLEHLLSGAREKGLHSILASISSLNEGSIRFHSHHGFSECGRFREAGKKNGKFFDTVWMQKLL; this is encoded by the coding sequence GTGGGATACAAATTTTCTCCAATCTCTTCCGAAGATAGGGAGGCTGTGATTGATACTTTCAATTACTATATTGAGAACAGTTTTGCTGCTTATCCTGAGACCAGGGTTCCTTACGAATTCTTCGAGTTCTTTCTTCAGGTCACTTCAGGATACCCGAATGCTGTCGTAAGGGATGAAAATAAAAACTTCGTGGGCTTTTGTATGCTCCGCCCCTATTCTCCAATGTCTGCATTTTCCGGAACAGCCGAGATATCTTATTTCATCAGGCCCGAGTTCACGGGAAAAGGAACTGGTTCCTTAATGCTCGAACACCTCCTTTCAGGCGCCAGGGAAAAAGGGCTGCACTCTATCCTGGCAAGCATTTCTTCTCTCAATGAAGGAAGCATCCGTTTCCACAGCCACCACGGGTTCTCGGAATGTGGAAGATTCAGGGAAGCGGGAAAAAAGAACGGGAAGTTCTTTGATACGGTATGGATGCAAAAATTACTTTAA
- a CDS encoding MarR family winged helix-turn-helix transcriptional regulator yields MDKLSLEEKVDLLIENGIRILNKAYALEKKPVDMGHGVLLYPSEFHLIETAGKNPAENLTSISSRLGVTKGAISQMVKKLEKKGLVKKVRVPGNKKDVMLELTDFGREAFEWHKSLHESMEAGIRKELEGMSSSEMETFLRVYGHLERMLDRCMERYR; encoded by the coding sequence GTGGATAAACTGAGCCTTGAAGAAAAAGTAGATCTCCTTATAGAAAACGGAATCCGAATCCTGAATAAAGCGTATGCTCTTGAAAAAAAACCTGTGGACATGGGGCATGGTGTTCTTCTCTATCCTTCGGAGTTCCATCTGATTGAAACTGCCGGCAAAAACCCGGCAGAAAACCTGACTTCAATATCTTCCCGTTTAGGAGTGACTAAAGGGGCAATCTCCCAGATGGTCAAAAAGCTTGAGAAAAAAGGGCTTGTAAAAAAGGTCCGCGTTCCAGGGAATAAAAAGGACGTCATGCTCGAACTGACAGATTTCGGCAGGGAAGCCTTTGAGTGGCATAAATCTCTCCATGAATCAATGGAAGCCGGAATAAGAAAGGAGCTTGAGGGCATGAGCAGTTCTGAAATGGAGACCTTTCTCAGAGTCTACGGGCATCTTGAAAGGATGCTTGACCGGTGTATGGAGAGGTACAGATAA